Proteins from a genomic interval of Treponema succinifaciens DSM 2489:
- a CDS encoding IS110 family transposase → MPPGLQNRGFGRKLGIENNKHDLPHAKRSTTMNNVTENTKVIYVGIDVHKDTNSFCAYDSREDKLFAEHKSSSKFENTLHYLKNLQKSVGQDAVFLIGYEAGPTGYGL, encoded by the coding sequence GTGCCACCAGGTTTGCAGAATCGAGGGTTCGGTCGTAAACTTGGAATAGAAAACAACAAGCATGACCTGCCTCATGCAAAAAGGAGCACTACAATGAACAATGTAACAGAGAACACAAAAGTAATCTATGTCGGAATTGACGTGCACAAGGACACAAATTCTTTCTGTGCTTATGACAGCCGTGAAGACAAATTATTCGCGGAGCACAAAAGCTCTTCCAAATTTGAAAACACGCTTCACTACCTGAAGAACCTTCAAAAATCAGTCGGGCAAGATGCAGTTTTTCTTATTGGATACGAGGCAGGTCCCACAGGATACGGACTTTAG
- a CDS encoding eCIS core domain-containing protein — protein sequence MECNSSTKKIFSFVTKAGERRKTRKSSTPSQIIPLDEQTKNDFELRHDTKLKDTMIYLDPDYKFILSPALLGFAVENRIHIRKSKYNPGSTETDQIVEHELTHVQQYSEGRINESVDELEMEANFNETLHLHNGEEVRYVEYAPGKYWETTEKEYKIFLNKVATEFEHNVESNLRSMANAEQLRYLLSLQEWAQDMFDEPFSLRRW from the coding sequence ATGGAATGTAATAGCTCTACTAAAAAAATCTTTTCTTTCGTTACCAAAGCTGGAGAACGCAGGAAAACAAGAAAGTCTTCAACTCCCTCACAAATAATCCCACTTGACGAGCAGACAAAGAACGACTTTGAGTTACGACACGATACAAAGCTCAAGGATACTATGATTTACCTTGACCCGGATTACAAATTCATATTAAGTCCTGCACTTCTGGGCTTTGCCGTCGAAAACAGAATCCACATAAGAAAAAGCAAGTATAATCCGGGCTCGACTGAAACCGACCAAATCGTTGAGCATGAGCTCACCCATGTCCAGCAGTATTCAGAAGGACGCATAAATGAATCCGTTGATGAGCTTGAAATGGAGGCAAATTTCAACGAGACGCTTCACCTTCACAACGGCGAGGAAGTCCGGTATGTTGAGTATGCTCCCGGGAAATACTGGGAAACCACAGAAAAAGAGTACAAAATATTCCTGAATAAGGTTGCCACAGAATTTGAACACAATGTAGAAAGCAATTTGCGAAGCATGGCCAATGCGGAACAGCTGCGATATTTGCTTTCCCTGCAGGAATGGGCACAAGACATGTTCGATGAACCTTTCAGTTTAAGGAGATGGTAG
- a CDS encoding DNA/RNA non-specific endonuclease has protein sequence MAAESLTRSSAINLINGSIDSFMFSHACYCTSNMESLSEDDLELYDQMHEVISILNDDEDYRHDLETMPLEDLKEFLLMCRKMADNNNLSLKSEFPQGNFEIVEDEKTETELNPDKIENEKSFWNTLWGALQGEYNDNPTGTEILIDMGLNFIPGVGQVCDARDITACLKKLVIDRRVNEVMIWVTLLLTAIGCVPYAGDVIKAGCKAIIKGADDAVLKVLRKLDADDVQKAFKILKTKFTTSIDDATVMVNKWIEKAGNSKYGSKVNEVLAGANENLKKASDFVSNKIDEFEEKVFGKGKKSRLKKNNSETPKIENLGSKEFTTEPFEKDGKLKPNIKYSVGEHKYLYETDEFGRICNCSADELHLKKHLERLKHNPNTPGKLGGDHAGHLIADVFGGSPELDNIVSQAKDVNLKQYREIEREWEKALKKVPPDEITDLKIEILYDGNGARPTAFKIEYCINGDLVDVPPIYN, from the coding sequence ATGGCAGCGGAATCGCTCACAAGAAGCAGTGCTATAAATCTCATAAACGGCTCCATAGACAGCTTTATGTTTTCCCATGCCTGTTACTGCACCAGCAACATGGAGAGTCTGTCGGAAGATGATTTAGAACTTTATGATCAGATGCACGAGGTCATTTCCATACTTAATGATGATGAAGATTACAGGCATGACCTTGAAACAATGCCACTTGAAGACCTGAAAGAATTCCTTTTAATGTGCAGGAAAATGGCAGACAACAACAATCTGTCATTGAAATCGGAATTCCCACAGGGGAATTTTGAAATCGTTGAGGATGAAAAGACAGAAACAGAATTGAATCCTGACAAAATCGAGAATGAGAAATCTTTCTGGAACACATTATGGGGAGCACTGCAGGGCGAATACAACGATAACCCGACAGGAACGGAAATCCTCATCGATATGGGGCTGAACTTCATTCCTGGAGTCGGTCAGGTCTGCGATGCCCGTGATATAACAGCCTGCCTCAAAAAACTTGTCATAGACAGACGCGTGAACGAAGTTATGATTTGGGTAACGCTGCTTTTAACGGCAATTGGCTGCGTTCCTTATGCAGGAGATGTGATAAAGGCGGGCTGCAAGGCAATCATAAAAGGGGCGGACGATGCAGTCCTGAAAGTCCTGCGGAAGCTCGATGCGGACGATGTGCAGAAGGCGTTCAAGATACTAAAGACTAAGTTCACGACAAGCATAGACGATGCGACCGTAATGGTAAACAAATGGATTGAGAAAGCTGGTAACTCAAAGTACGGGAGCAAGGTAAACGAGGTTCTTGCAGGAGCCAACGAGAATTTGAAGAAGGCCTCTGATTTCGTCAGTAATAAGATTGACGAGTTTGAAGAAAAAGTTTTTGGGAAGGGCAAGAAATCACGACTAAAGAAAAATAATTCTGAAACACCAAAAATTGAGAACTTAGGTTCAAAGGAATTTACTACAGAACCATTCGAAAAAGATGGAAAATTAAAACCTAACATAAAATACTCAGTCGGTGAGCATAAATATTTATACGAAACGGATGAATTTGGTAGGATTTGTAATTGTTCTGCTGATGAATTGCATTTGAAAAAACATCTTGAAAGATTAAAACATAATCCTAACACACCAGGTAAGCTAGGCGGAGACCATGCTGGTCATCTTATTGCTGATGTATTTGGAGGATCTCCAGAACTTGACAATATTGTTTCACAGGCAAAAGATGTAAATTTAAAACAGTATCGTGAGATTGAAAGGGAGTGGGAAAAAGCATTAAAAAAAGTACCGCCTGATGAAATTACTGATTTAAAGATAGAAATCTTATATGATGGTAATGGAGCAAGACCTACTGCATTCAAGATAGAATATTGTATTAATGGCGATTTAGTTGATGTGCCACCAATATATAATTAA
- a CDS encoding AHH domain-containing protein has product MVKAGCKAIIKGADDIVLKILRKLDAEDVQKAFKILRSKFTSSIDDASAMVNKWIEKAGNSKYGSKINEVLTGANENLRKASDFVNNKIDEFGEKIFGNGKKNINIDTYEKKEIKSVEISALKSSDSFSDISKQLKKMVPDKYVERASKAINVMPEKEQKEVLDFIEKLYNDFGPKKTMQDHHWIEKSRIGKKKYQFLKNPPMKINLYDDKKNLSLIVGHNGSHKNTYNLLLDTNLDRITKSLEQESLKRKLSIKELFQEEKTIKWINENVGKVITDMQNTVKKDHTIMNNVEKMFILD; this is encoded by the coding sequence GTGGTAAAAGCTGGCTGCAAGGCAATCATAAAGGGAGCTGATGACATCGTTCTGAAAATCCTGCGAAAACTCGATGCGGAGGATGTGCAGAAAGCGTTCAAGATACTCAGAAGCAAGTTCACGTCAAGCATTGACGATGCATCTGCAATGGTGAACAAATGGATTGAGAAAGCCGGCAACTCAAAATATGGAAGCAAAATAAACGAGGTTCTTACAGGAGCGAATGAGAACCTAAGGAAAGCCTCTGATTTCGTCAATAACAAGATTGATGAGTTTGGGGAGAAGATATTTGGAAATGGAAAAAAGAATATTAATATAGATACTTATGAAAAAAAAGAAATCAAATCTGTCGAAATATCAGCTCTGAAGAGCAGTGATTCGTTTTCTGATATTTCTAAACAATTAAAAAAGATGGTTCCAGATAAATATGTAGAACGGGCATCAAAAGCAATTAATGTCATGCCTGAGAAAGAACAAAAGGAAGTTTTAGACTTTATTGAAAAACTATATAATGATTTTGGTCCAAAGAAAACAATGCAGGATCATCATTGGATAGAGAAATCAAGAATTGGAAAAAAGAAATATCAATTTTTGAAAAATCCTCCGATGAAGATAAATTTATATGATGATAAGAAAAACCTGTCGTTAATTGTCGGGCATAATGGAAGTCATAAGAATACATATAACCTTTTGTTGGATACAAACTTAGATCGTATTACTAAGTCTTTAGAACAAGAATCTTTAAAAAGAAAACTTTCTATTAAAGAACTTTTTCAAGAAGAAAAAACGATAAAATGGATAAATGAAAATGTGGGAAAAGTTATTACAGATATGCAGAATACTGTGAAAAAAGACCATACAATAATGAATAATGTAGAAAAAATGTTTATATTAGATTAA
- a CDS encoding imm11 family protein, whose product MKYYSFAPCGIETTKFCEPEVFGEWEDEFLKGNYWKDRSLKLPITMSVANKYNPGDYPLADSHLVSQKLLNIIKQLNKDLEVLPTQLFYKAKEPIWDTYYTILFPEYDAFNFKKSEYDTGIDGEGVCLIDKLFLSKEKLFLVDKTNNIFVLKETKLDVICTEIAKNMIESAGIKDVRFTELPIE is encoded by the coding sequence ATGAAATATTATTCTTTTGCCCCGTGTGGAATAGAAACTACAAAATTTTGTGAACCAGAAGTTTTTGGTGAATGGGAAGATGAGTTTTTGAAAGGCAATTATTGGAAAGACAGAAGTTTGAAACTTCCAATAACCATGAGCGTTGCAAATAAATACAATCCTGGTGATTATCCATTAGCAGATTCACATCTTGTATCACAAAAACTTTTAAACATAATAAAACAGCTAAATAAAGATTTGGAAGTGCTTCCAACACAACTTTTTTATAAGGCTAAAGAACCGATTTGGGACACATATTACACAATTTTATTTCCCGAATATGATGCCTTTAATTTTAAAAAATCCGAATATGACACTGGTATAGATGGCGAAGGAGTTTGCTTAATTGATAAACTATTTCTTTCAAAAGAAAAACTTTTTCTCGTTGATAAAACAAATAATATCTTTGTTTTAAAAGAAACGAAACTTGATGTAATTTGCACGGAAATAGCAAAGAACATGATAGAATCCGCAGGCATAAAAGATGTGCGTTTTACGGAACTTCCTATAGAGTAA
- a CDS encoding eCIS core domain-containing protein, with protein MPLDEQTKNDFELRHDTKLKDTMIYLDPDYKFILSPALLGFAVENRIHIRKSKYNPGSTETDQIVEHELTHVQQYSEGRINESVDELEMEANFNETLHLHNGEEVRYVEYAPGKYWETTEKEYKIFLNKVATEFEHNVESNLRSMANAEQLRYLLSLQEWAQDMFDEPFSLRR; from the coding sequence ATCCCACTTGACGAGCAGACAAAGAACGACTTTGAGTTACGACACGATACAAAGCTCAAGGATACTATGATTTACCTTGACCCGGATTACAAATTCATATTAAGTCCTGCACTTCTGGGCTTTGCCGTCGAAAACAGAATCCACATAAGAAAAAGCAAGTATAATCCGGGCTCGACTGAAACCGACCAAATCGTTGAGCATGAGCTCACCCATGTTCAGCAGTATTCAGAAGGACGCATAAATGAATCCGTTGATGAGCTTGAAATGGAGGCAAATTTCAACGAGACGCTTCACCTTCACAACGGCGAGGAAGTCCGGTATGTTGAGTATGCTCCCGGGAAATACTGGGAAACCACAGAAAAAGAGTACAAAATATTCCTGAATAAGGTTGCCACAGAATTTGAACACAATGTAGAAAGCAATTTGCGAAGCATGGCCAATGCGGAACAGCTGCGATATTTGCTTTCCCTGCAGGAATGGGCACAAGACATGTTCGATGAACCTTTCAGTTTAAGGAGATGA
- a CDS encoding formylglycine-generating enzyme family protein: MKKLLIILLNLFILNLIFANSPKNNEVYVKGSNINMQEYIKFCDKTKKIKNLYIQKYEVTRKEFEEYLDYFQYSILKQYSKTGGLFTYDNLMPYPDCAAVLITFYDACKYCNWRSEQEGYEPAYDIQGELPFELNYFQWKQENGEWIYYVPKMPEIKLNEKANGYRLPTINEYFYLLLGGQEGIDNKWGEKINIAEYESFTTGSTEIVGSLKPNGLSIYDLFSNAPEWIWGELKEYCRDDPVNSVKNAVGYSPRNCNYDNFNLISYFSTKKNLSPTSPLERGFIGMRMVRNAE; encoded by the coding sequence ATGAAAAAATTATTAATAATTCTTTTAAATTTATTTATTTTAAATCTTATTTTTGCAAATTCTCCTAAAAATAATGAAGTCTATGTCAAAGGCTCAAATATCAACATGCAGGAATATATAAAATTTTGTGATAAAACAAAAAAGATAAAAAATCTCTATATCCAAAAGTATGAAGTTACCCGAAAGGAGTTCGAAGAATATCTAGATTATTTCCAATATAGCATATTGAAACAATATTCAAAAACAGGAGGACTATTTACATACGATAATTTAATGCCTTATCCAGACTGCGCAGCAGTATTAATAACTTTTTATGATGCATGTAAATATTGCAATTGGAGAAGTGAGCAGGAAGGTTATGAGCCAGCGTATGATATTCAAGGAGAATTGCCGTTTGAATTAAATTATTTTCAATGGAAACAGGAAAATGGAGAATGGATTTATTATGTACCCAAAATGCCTGAAATAAAATTAAATGAAAAAGCAAATGGTTATCGTCTACCGACTATAAATGAATATTTTTATCTTCTTTTAGGTGGACAGGAAGGTATAGATAATAAATGGGGAGAGAAAATAAATATAGCAGAATACGAATCATTTACAACTGGTTCAACTGAAATAGTTGGTAGTTTAAAACCAAATGGTTTATCTATTTATGATTTATTTTCTAATGCTCCAGAATGGATTTGGGGAGAGCTTAAAGAATATTGTAGAGATGATCCTGTTAATTCTGTAAAGAATGCTGTTGGGTATTCTCCTAGAAATTGCAATTATGATAATTTTAATTTAATAAGTTATTTTTCAACAAAAAAAAATTTATCTCCGACAAGTCCTTTAGAACGTGGTTTTATTGGTATGCGAATGGTAAGAAATGCTGAGTAA
- a CDS encoding WG repeat-containing protein, translating to MKVMKILFIILAVLLNLCSCNNKNYLNASDINNLNVTRFSMTDEKTGKRYSGIFNENKEVLFCGEGIIYPFKGGFSYIHKNASSNIAINIHGKKFTTFELSEVHDSFYGYGLYSTYDSKNDISYLIDKNGNKIKEKNILDISENIEIIKKNKKLTYYDISKNSYLENYQLYDICFNFYNGVAKIGMQKPNEPIYKITYLYGLIDRNGNSLLPCEFAYMDYTYPKYVIVSKTCEDPIWERKAEVGMVDYNNNWIIEPKYSYVLPVTDNIVALWIIQENSEYWLLYNITTKEYKKINSNFTLIDNINLFTKNNTEDILLFYDFNTEKYGFINSNGDIILKSICQKIESNPDNGYYQVLIDNKWMLFNKKEGLINPKDFLNFTKL from the coding sequence ATGAAAGTAATGAAAATTTTATTTATTATTTTAGCCGTTTTATTGAACTTATGTTCATGTAACAATAAAAACTATTTAAATGCATCTGATATAAACAACTTAAATGTTACAAGATTCAGTATGACTGATGAAAAAACAGGAAAAAGATATTCGGGTATTTTTAATGAGAATAAAGAAGTTCTTTTTTGTGGTGAAGGTATTATATATCCGTTCAAAGGTGGATTTAGTTATATTCATAAAAATGCAAGTTCAAATATTGCAATAAACATTCATGGAAAAAAGTTTACAACGTTTGAATTAAGCGAAGTTCACGATAGTTTTTATGGATATGGGTTATATTCAACCTATGACAGTAAAAATGATATTTCTTATCTAATAGATAAAAATGGAAATAAAATTAAAGAGAAGAACATTCTAGATATAAGTGAAAATATTGAAATTATCAAAAAAAACAAAAAATTAACATATTATGATATTTCTAAAAATTCTTACTTAGAAAATTATCAACTTTATGATATTTGCTTCAATTTTTACAATGGAGTTGCAAAAATTGGTATGCAAAAACCAAATGAGCCTATATATAAAATTACATATTTGTATGGATTAATTGATAGAAATGGAAATTCTTTATTACCATGTGAATTTGCCTATATGGATTATACTTATCCTAAATATGTTATTGTTTCAAAAACTTGCGAAGATCCAATTTGGGAAAGAAAAGCAGAAGTCGGAATGGTTGATTACAATAATAATTGGATAATTGAGCCAAAATATAGTTATGTATTACCTGTAACAGATAATATTGTTGCTTTATGGATTATCCAGGAAAATTCTGAATATTGGCTCTTGTATAATATAACAACTAAAGAATATAAAAAAATAAATTCAAATTTTACATTAATTGATAATATCAATTTATTTACTAAAAACAATACAGAGGATATTCTTTTATTTTATGATTTTAATACAGAAAAATACGGATTTATAAATTCCAACGGTGATATTATCTTAAAATCAATTTGCCAAAAAATTGAATCAAATCCAGATAATGGCTACTATCAGGTTTTAATCGATAATAAATGGATGTTATTCAATAAAAAAGAAGGTCTCATTAATCCAAAAGATTTTCTTAACTTTACCAAGCTCTAA
- a CDS encoding WG repeat-containing protein codes for MKKIFLLCLSLLFISCSKNNATESLNNYSPVRFVYNQKYGLFNPATKEVIVYPRYTYIENFSNGYGLGVLGEEGGTCEVIDTFGNILFSYKTEPLSYTHCYNGFFMVVNYDVGNNVIYDQNKEYHGLYNYKGELVFKTNFIYSMNNECIVTHKKSNYIFLFFDNNGIKRKKIQLPDTFSYKSISNEIVKYEVMYDPFSNGFARFYIWNNDKKLFGMIKNDKTVVIPPVYKSLGKAFVEGVLIAETENSLYGLLNKEGDWVIQPKYKQLFNYSGKVLAAKIKNWN; via the coding sequence ATGAAAAAAATATTTCTCTTATGTTTATCATTATTATTTATTTCATGTTCAAAGAACAATGCAACAGAATCATTAAACAATTATTCGCCTGTTAGATTTGTATATAATCAAAAATATGGATTATTTAATCCTGCCACAAAAGAAGTGATTGTATATCCTCGGTATACATATATTGAAAACTTTTCAAATGGATACGGTCTAGGTGTTTTGGGCGAAGAAGGTGGAACTTGTGAAGTTATAGATACTTTTGGTAATATACTTTTTTCTTATAAAACAGAACCTCTCAGTTACACACATTGTTATAACGGATTTTTTATGGTTGTTAATTACGATGTAGGAAATAATGTTATCTATGATCAAAACAAAGAGTATCATGGTTTATATAATTACAAAGGTGAACTCGTCTTCAAAACAAATTTTATATATTCAATGAATAATGAGTGTATTGTAACCCACAAAAAATCTAACTATATTTTCTTATTTTTTGATAATAACGGAATAAAACGAAAAAAAATACAACTACCAGACACATTTTCCTATAAATCTATTTCAAATGAAATTGTCAAGTATGAAGTTATGTATGACCCATTCTCAAATGGATTTGCAAGATTTTATATTTGGAATAATGATAAAAAGCTTTTTGGTATGATAAAAAACGATAAAACAGTTGTAATACCACCTGTATATAAAAGTCTAGGAAAGGCATTTGTAGAAGGTGTCTTAATTGCAGAAACTGAAAACTCATTGTATGGTTTACTTAATAAAGAAGGTGATTGGGTCATACAACCAAAATACAAGCAGTTATTTAATTATTCTGGAAAAGTATTAGCTGCAAAAATTAAAAATTGGAATTAA
- a CDS encoding immunity 70 family protein: MAVGLKVKFNWYQIGESELLYSFFSTIAYNLENNIWGSKFPTIMIDLYQGKVDVDKLQFVEQELQTIRNELSLLPVNKLIWNIDDLSKMPPWGTNISKDIRNLSDYYVTSDGNNLLDVLFKAINKAKELKSYLEISSI, from the coding sequence ATGGCTGTAGGATTGAAAGTAAAATTTAATTGGTATCAAATTGGAGAATCTGAACTGTTATATTCTTTTTTTTCAACAATTGCATACAATCTTGAGAATAATATTTGGGGAAGTAAATTTCCTACTATTATGATAGACTTGTATCAAGGTAAAGTTGATGTTGATAAACTCCAATTCGTTGAGCAAGAATTACAAACTATTAGAAATGAACTGAGTCTGCTCCCCGTCAATAAATTAATTTGGAATATAGATGATTTGTCAAAAATGCCACCGTGGGGAACAAATATAAGTAAAGATATACGAAACCTTTCAGATTATTATGTTACATCTGATGGCAATAATTTATTAGATGTTCTTTTCAAAGCAATAAATAAGGCAAAAGAATTAAAATCGTATCTTGAAATTAGCAGTATTTAA
- a CDS encoding phage tail protein, which translates to MPDNSKLSPYLFTVEIDGIETARFQKCEGLEAETETFEFEEGGGHIITQIFNGPGEQIN; encoded by the coding sequence ATGCCTGACAATTCAAAATTATCGCCATATTTATTTACTGTAGAAATTGACGGCATTGAAACCGCCCGCTTTCAAAAATGCGAAGGACTTGAGGCTGAAACAGAAACCTTTGAGTTTGAAGAAGGCGGCGGACATATAATTACCCAAATATTTAACGGTCCTGGTGAACAAATAAATTAG
- a CDS encoding AHH domain-containing protein: protein MADNNNLSLKSEFPQGNFEIVEDEKTETELNPDKIENEKSFWNTLWGALQGEYNENPTGTEILIDMGLNFIPFVGQACDVRDITACLKKLVIEKRVNEIMIWVTLLLTAIGCVPYAGDVVKAGCKAIIKGADDIVLKILRKLDAEDVQKAFKILRSKFTSSIDDASAMVNKWIEKAGNSKYGSKINEVLTGANENLRKASDFVNNKIDEFGEKIFGNGKKNINIDTYEKKEIKSVEISALKSSDSFSDISKQLKKMVPDKYVERASKAINVMPEKEQKEVLDFIEKLYNDFGPKKTMQDHHWIEKSRIGKKKYQFLKNPPMKINLYDDKKNLSLIVGHNGSHKNTYNLLLDTNLDRITKSLEQESLKRKLSIKELFQEEKTIKWINENVGKVITDMQNTVKKDHTIMNNVEKMFILD, encoded by the coding sequence ATGGCAGACAACAACAATCTGTCATTGAAATCGGAATTCCCACAGGGGAATTTTGAAATTGTTGAGGATGAAAAGACAGAAACAGAATTGAATCCTGACAAAATCGAGAATGAGAAATCTTTCTGGAACACATTATGGGGAGCACTGCAGGGCGAATACAACGAGAACCCGACAGGAACGGAAATCCTCATCGATATGGGGCTGAACTTCATTCCTTTTGTCGGACAGGCCTGTGATGTACGCGATATAACGGCATGTCTCAAAAAACTTGTCATAGAGAAACGAGTAAATGAGATAATGATTTGGGTTACTCTCCTGCTCACTGCTATTGGCTGCGTTCCGTATGCTGGCGATGTGGTAAAAGCTGGCTGCAAGGCAATCATAAAGGGAGCTGATGACATCGTTCTGAAAATCCTGCGAAAACTCGATGCGGAGGATGTGCAGAAAGCGTTCAAGATACTCAGAAGCAAGTTCACGTCAAGCATTGACGATGCATCTGCAATGGTGAACAAATGGATTGAGAAAGCCGGCAACTCAAAATATGGAAGCAAAATAAACGAAGTTCTTACAGGAGCGAATGAGAACCTAAGGAAAGCCTCTGATTTCGTCAATAACAAGATTGATGAGTTTGGGGAGAAGATATTTGGAAATGGAAAAAAGAATATTAATATAGATACTTATGAAAAAAAAGAAATCAAATCTGTCGAAATATCAGCTCTGAAGAGCAGTGATTCGTTTTCTGATATTTCTAAACAATTAAAAAAGATGGTTCCAGATAAATATGTAGAACGGGCATCAAAAGCAATTAATGTCATGCCTGAGAAAGAACAAAAGGAAGTTTTAGACTTTATTGAAAAACTATATAATGATTTTGGTCCAAAGAAAACAATGCAGGATCATCATTGGATAGAGAAATCAAGAATTGGAAAAAAGAAATATCAATTTTTGAAAAATCCTCCGATGAAGATAAATTTATATGATGATAAGAAAAACCTGTCGTTAATTGTCGGGCATAATGGAAGTCATAAGAATACATATAACCTTTTGTTGGATACAAACTTAGATCGTATTACTAAGTCTTTAGAACAAGAATCTTTAAAAAGAAAACTTTCTATTAAAGAACTTTTTCAAGAAGAAAAAACGATAAAATGGATAAATGAAAATGTGGGAAAAGTTATTACAGATATGCAGAATACTGTGAAAAAAGACCATACAATAATGAATAATGTAGAAAAAATGTTTATATTAGATTAA
- a CDS encoding imm11 family protein translates to MKYYSFAPCGIETTKFCEPEVFGEWEDEFLKGNYWKDRSLKLPITMSVANKYNPGDYPLADSHLVSQKFLEVIRIVNKDIEILPTQLFYKAKELIWDTYYTIFFPEYEAFNFDKSQYTLFRNKILGLKKLVLSKEKLSLIDTSNNIFVLKETKLDVICTEIAKNMIESAGIKDVRFTELPVE, encoded by the coding sequence ATGAAATATTATTCTTTTGCCCCGTGTGGAATAGAAACTACAAAATTTTGTGAACCAGAAGTTTTTGGTGAATGGGAAGATGAGTTTTTGAAAGGCAATTATTGGAAAGACAGAAGTTTGAAACTTCCAATAACCATGAGCGTTGCAAATAAATACAATCCTGGTGATTATCCATTAGCAGATTCACATCTTGTATCGCAAAAATTTTTGGAGGTAATAAGAATAGTTAACAAAGATATCGAAATTCTTCCGACACAACTTTTTTATAAGGCTAAAGAACTTATTTGGGACACATATTACACAATTTTTTTTCCAGAATATGAAGCTTTTAATTTTGATAAATCTCAATACACATTATTTAGAAATAAAATTTTAGGTCTAAAAAAACTGGTTCTGTCAAAGGAAAAACTTAGTCTTATTGATACATCAAATAACATCTTTGTCTTAAAAGAAACGAAACTTGATGTAATTTGCACGGAAATAGCAAAGAACATGATAGAATCCGCAGGCATAAAAGATGTGCGTTTTACGGAACTTCCTGTAGAGTAA
- the vapC gene encoding type II toxin-antitoxin system VapC family toxin gives MILVDTSVLINFFRGRETAGTRYLEALISEEKPFCINEFIYQELLQGSKNEKEFSTLKSYLGEIPLYSLKLGIQSYENAAILNLKCRRKGVTIRSTVDLLIAETAIENNIPLLHDDEDFVNMARVITELKLAI, from the coding sequence ATGATTCTTGTTGATACATCAGTACTGATAAATTTCTTTCGCGGCAGGGAAACAGCAGGAACAAGATATTTGGAAGCATTAATCAGCGAAGAAAAACCGTTTTGCATTAATGAGTTTATTTATCAGGAACTTCTGCAAGGTTCAAAAAACGAAAAAGAATTCTCCACGCTCAAATCATATCTAGGCGAAATTCCCCTATACTCCTTAAAGCTTGGCATTCAGTCTTATGAAAATGCTGCAATCCTCAATTTAAAATGCCGGAGAAAAGGTGTTACAATCCGCAGTACAGTCGATTTGCTTATCGCCGAGACCGCGATAGAAAATAATATTCCCTTGCTCCACGATGATGAAGATTTTGTAAATATGGCTCGCGTTATTACTGAATTAAAGCTCGCTATATAA
- a CDS encoding FibroRumin family radical SAM-modified Cys-rich RiPP: MISLTDNSYELMFGNINEEVMSAAQCMSQCTGCMCNCRCSCSGGFVMDMEWEAL, encoded by the coding sequence ATGATTTCATTAACAGATAATTCATATGAATTGATGTTTGGAAACATCAACGAAGAAGTTATGTCTGCTGCTCAGTGTATGTCACAGTGTACAGGTTGTATGTGCAATTGTCGTTGTTCATGCTCTGGCGGATTTGTAATGGATATGGAATGGGAGGCTTTGTAA
- a CDS encoding FibroRumin family radical SAM-modified Cys-rich RiPP yields MSASINQYAELFGNVNAEVTSMPRCACVACNSCTCGCSCRAIPEMEFEWENI; encoded by the coding sequence ATGAGTGCATCAATTAATCAATATGCGGAACTATTTGGCAATGTAAATGCAGAAGTGACATCAATGCCTCGTTGTGCATGTGTTGCTTGTAATTCATGTACTTGTGGTTGTAGTTGTAGAGCAATTCCAGAAATGGAATTTGAATGGGAAAATATCTAA